A stretch of Candidatus Dojkabacteria bacterium DNA encodes these proteins:
- the gatC gene encoding Asp-tRNA(Asn)/Glu-tRNA(Gln) amidotransferase subunit GatC, translated as MITNNRQPIINMTNEQVKHIAKLAKIKLTDAEVEKYVKQLSSILEYVNLLSEVEGEAEGKLSENTLKLLDLREDKVEKSLLPKDVLKNRKGRNNYFVIKNG; from the coding sequence GTGATAACTAATAACAGACAACCGATAATCAACATGACCAACGAACAGGTAAAACATATTGCCAAGCTTGCAAAAATAAAACTAACAGATGCAGAGGTTGAGAAGTATGTGAAGCAGTTATCATCTATTCTTGAATATGTAAATCTTTTATCTGAAGTAGAAGGTGAAGCTGAAGGGAAGTTATCTGAAAACACGCTTAAACTTTTAGACCTTCGGGAAGATAAGGTAGAAAAATCTCTATTACCTAAAGATGTCCTAAAAAATCGAAAAGGAAGAAACAACTATTTTGTAATAAAAAATGGCTAA